In Nitrospira defluvii, the genomic stretch GGTAATTTCCACAGGGAATTCGTGGCCATCACGGTGACTGCCCATCATTTCGATCCGTCGATTGAGGAGCGCACCTTGTCCGGTATCCAGGAAATGACGCAACCCGCGTTCATGCGCTTCCCGGTCACGGCTAGGAATCACCGTCTCTGACACCCGTCGGCCCAGAGCCTCTTCCCGTTCCCACCCAAAGATGTTGACGGCCTGAGCATTCCAATCGGTAATGATGCCGCCCGCGTCCATGGAAATGACCGCATCCAGCGCCGTGTCGACGATGACGCGATTGCGTTCCTGGCTCTGCAAGAGCGCGGCTTCGGCGGCCCGCGCCCATTCACTTTCCTGCTGGGCCTGCCGATGCTGATCGCGCAGTCGCCCGGTGGCCCAAAGCAGCAACCCCACCATGGGAAGCCAGACCACCACGCCGGCCATGCCAAGCTTCCACATCATCGCCCGAATCGGCAGAAGGATGACGTCGCGATCGATGCGCAGGAGAATGGTCCACTGCAAGCCCGAATACTCGCTATATCCCTTAGTCTGCGAATAGCCCGTGACCACGGGTACGCGCCGGCGCACATGCATTTCCTCCACATACCCGGCCTTACCCGAGCTACTCAGCAGCACCGAGGGCAATCCCATTTCACGGAGATTGGTCCGCTCCACGCTGGTCGACGCCGAATCCACAAACACCATTCCGGCCTTGGTCAAGAACTGATACTCGAAGGGTCCGACGGCGCCTTCGGTCTGCTGAATTTCACGCACCGTTTCGATGAGCACATCTTCCAGCATCGGCAGTCCGATGCGCGTCGTGACCGCACCAAGAAACCGGCCGTCTATCGCGATGATAGGGGCCGTGAAAGCGATGGACTCGATCTTATGATTCGATTCGTGAACCTCGACCTCATCGACCTGCACCGCGCCGGTTTGACGCACACGATCGAACCAGCCGCTGCGCCCATAGTCCTGACCGATCGTCGAGGAGTCCGTCGACGCCACCATACGCCCCTGAGCATCGGTCACCCCCAGCCACAGATAGACCGGTGCGTAGGTTTCCTTCATCCACTGCAAGTACTCATTCATGAATTTCTTGTCGGCGGCACGACCCGAAACAGCCCTGGCCATCATGCGCACGTCGGCGTGCCGCTCGAAGAGGAGCCGGTCCAGCTTATCTGCAATCTCAGCCGAGGCAAGGGTGAGGTTTTCTCCGGTCGCCTCCACCATGCGCACTTCAATCGAGCGCAGCATGACGACCCCGATCACAAACGCCACAATCGTCATACCGACGATCAGGACAGGCAGCCAGGGATAGGACCGGCGTGAAGACGCGGCGGGAGAAGAGGGGGTCATCGTCGGGGCTCCGTCACAGTATAATTCGGCAACAATCGCGCGGGACGATACCAGTGTTTGGCACGAGCCAGACTCGGAAGACCGGAATCATCCATGGTGTTGATCCAACATGCCCCTTTGTTGCGAGCTTGGCGACAGAATTCACGAAATATGAACGGTCCCGCCCCCACCATATCCCGATCCGCCACTTCCAGCAAGACACAGAACACCGACTGGTTCAACCACAACCCCATCGTGTAGGCCCGTATACGACCCTGCACCCGCACGACCGCCCCGGTCAGCCCCAATTCATCATAGGCGGACAAGGCCGCTTCATGGGCGCCTGTTGCGTCCTCCAGCAGGGCCTTAGCCCAATCATCTTCTCCGGCTCGCTGCTTCTGTTCACTCCATTCACGGAACAGACTCAGGCACGCTGGTCGATCGCGTGGGTCGTAGGGTTCGAACACCCCGTCATGTTCACGCAGGAACCGATTACAGGCCGCCCGAGGCGACCGATACGCGTCTCCGACGAGATCGGCCAGATCTGCTGCCGCATACAGGTAATCCGGCTCTTGAGCCGTCACGACATATCCCGCGGCCCGCAGTTCCGCCACGGAGGCTTCGGGGACGTTGGCCATCCTCGTGACTGAGGAAGAACCATTTCGTTCACGCATCAGGCGGAACGCCGCGGCCACTGGCTCTGCCAGCGGGCCCGTTCCAAGAGGGGGTAGGACCATGAAGATCCCGTCCGGGGAATCAGCAAACAGACACAGATGCCCGTGAAGGTCGGCCCAGGAATAGGTCAGGCGATGTCGCCAGATATAATGAAAGGCAAACGAGGCGGCGGCAAGGGGCAGCTCCTGAGCACCGGGGCTCTCAGCCAGCGCAGATTCCAGCCGATGTCGATCCTCAATGGTCAGGGGCTGCATGCGTACCGGCAACCTCCCCTGCTGAAGACGTTCGGTCACCCGCGCCAAGGGACGGAGGACAATCACATCATCCTGGAAACGTCCGACGAGCCTGGGATACCGCGCGAGAATCTCCAGAGTGGCATCCTCCTCGATCCAGCGAGCCGTGCCCTCCGCCGCCTGCTCAATCGGCGCGGAGGGGAGGTCCCGCATATAGGGGCACTTCGTGTCCCAACCGAGCAGGACCTGGGTGTGAGAGGCATCCCACATCAGAGCAAATGGGTAGAGCCGACAGTCCAGCGGGCGTCGATCATAAATACGGCAATGCGAAGTAGCGGGATCAAATGCCGGGCACAGATAGCCCTCCCCCGACGGATTGGGCACCACCTCGATCTGCGCACCCTCCACGTCGGAAAACCGCTCGGGCGCCAGTCCAGCCCCCACAGCCAAGCGAATTTCGTCGGCCGTAAAAAAGGGCCGAAGAAAACTGTCCGACTCGGGAAACCGGCAACAAACGTCGCAGTGAAGACAGGCCGTGCTTGGCACGATCTGCAGGAGGGACTGACCTACGGGCCGTGAAGGAATCGCGGGGGTAGCTTGAACGAATGGACTCGTCATGCGCTGTGGCGGCATTGTAGCACTAACCCGCGAAGGGTCCTACTGTTCGACCTGTATGCCCTCCCTCGGCCCCGCTCCCAAGCAGGGCAAGCCGCCTCCCATCACCACGGCGACTTGTACCGGTGTCGGAGCCCATGGTACGATTTGCCCACCTCGAATCCACCCGCGAGTGCGCTGCGAGCATCGAGGACATTGCATTGGCACTGGCACAACTTTCACGTGAGCCATTGAACTCCGACGAAGCCCGCCGACGTTGTCTCGCAATCCGCGATGCGCTCGTTCATGCCGGTGTGTATGGCCCGGTCGAAGCGGGAGACACTGCGACGACCACGGGCTCTACGCCCCAACCCCTGCGGTTTCGCCTGGCCCCGACGGCCTTTCACCTGCCCCCGTCCGACGTGACGTTTTTCCAGCAACTCGGGCAGGACCTGCTGGCCTTCTATAAAGCGCTGAATCGTGTGTACCAGGACAGCATTCGGGGCACACAACCGAGCTGGGTCGCGGCCTATCTTGACCAAGGGAAGCCGGAAGCCCTGATCACCTACAGCCGGATGAACCGCTTTCGGAACCTGCTTCCCGGTATCATTCGACCGGACGTCATCCCGACCGCCGATGGGATGGTCATCACCGAGCTGGACTCGGTTCCCGGGGGGATCGGGCTTACGGCCTGCTTGACCCGGGCGTACGATGACCTGCTCAGGCTCGACCCGTCGTCCCTCGACAGGCCGCCGGACCGCTCGCCATTGATCGCCGGGCGCGACGGCATGTTACAGGGATTTGCCGCCATGCTACGCACCCAACAAGGCGAGCAGGAGGGCTGCCTGGCCATCGTGGTCTCGGACGAGGCAAAAGAATACCGCGCTGAGATGGAATGGATGGCCGGCCGCTTGCGCGAAATCGGGTACCAGGCCTTCTGTGTCGAGCCCCGCGGCGTGCAGTTCACGGAAGATGGCCTGTTCCTCCAACACGAATCTCAACCCCGGAGAATCGGACTCCTCTATCGCTTCTTCGAACTGTTCGACCTGAAGAACATCCCCAAATCCGAGCTCATGATGTATGCCGCCAAGAAGGGACTGGTCGCCGTCACTCCGCCCTACAAGCCGGCGCTGGAGGAGAAATTGGCCTTTGGACTGTTTCACCACCCGGAGCTTGCCGCGTTTTGGGAACAGGCACTGTCCGCCGACCTGCTGGCCAGATTACAGCAGGTGTTGCCTCGAACCTGGATTCTCGACCCCCGCCCGATCCCCCCGTCGGCAGTCATTCCACACCTCACAATCGGTGGACGCGCGGTGTCGGACTTTCGCCGTCTGGCGCAGACCACTCAGAAGGAACGGCAACTGGTCATCAAGCCCTCAGGATTTTCGGAACTGGCCTGGGGCAGTCGGGGAGTCTCCATCGGCCATGACCTGCCGCAAGTCGAATGGGCCTCGGCCTTGGAGCAGGCCCTCCAGGCATTTCCGACAACGCCCTACGTCCTGCAGGAGTTTCACAAAGGCTGCCTGTTTGATTCAGCCTATTTTGACGAGCGAAGCGATGCTGTGGTGCCGATGTCCGGGAGAGTACGTCTGTCTCCCTACTATTTTATCGTCGGCGACAAGGCCGAGCTCGGCGGAATCCTCGCGACGCTCTGCCCCGCTAACAAAAAAATCATCCATGGCATGGTCGATGCCATTTTGGCACCCTGCGCACTCGGCCCGGACATACCGGCCTAGCGGGTGGTGACCATGGAATCAAGAGACCAAGGTATTCGCTCATGACCAACCCCGTTTTTTCATCGTAGGTAACCATGGCCCTGACGCTGTATCATGTTCAATGGTGTCCCGATTGTGCGATTGTCCGAGACCGCCTTGAAAAACTGAAGGTCGCGTACGAGGACGTGATTGTGCCGGACTTTCGTCCCATGCGCCGCCAAGTCTATGACGTCTCGGGGCAATATTACGTACCGGTCTTGAAAGACGGGGACACCATCTTGACGGAAACACACGACATTCTCGCTCACCTAGACACCCACTACGACAAGGCACGACCGTGAGGAGATCGCCGATCCCCGCATCGGAAACGCCCAGTGGCAGAGCGAGCACGAGATGCCACGGACAGACGCAGCTGTCCACGGCTCCAGATACCGGTTCGGCATCAGCGAAAGGATAGACCAGTGGAGGATTGGAGACGCATCCTGGCCGACAGTGTGGTGAAGCCGAAGGATCTGGCTGAGCGGCTCGGGGTCGACCCGAAAGAGATTGAAGACATCGTGGGGGACTACCCCATGCGGATTACACCTACCGTGTTGGGCACCATCAAAGAGAAAGGGGACGCGATTTGGAAGCAGGTCGTCCCCGATCGCGCAGAACTGGCCGATGCCGATGCGGAGGACGATCCGCTCGAAGAGGACCTGATGAGCCCTGTCCCGCATCTGGTCCACCGTTACCCCGATCGCGTCCTGCTCATGGTCACCAACCAATGCCCGATTTATTGCCGCTTCTGCACGAGAAAACGGTTGGTGGGCAAACCGGGATTCCTCAAAAAGGGCGAACTGGACCGGGCCATTGCCTATCTGCGGGAACACCAGGAGGTGCGGGATGTCATTCTGTCCGGAGGAGATCCGCTCCTGCTGCCTGATCATCTTCTGGAGCGGATTTTGAGATCACTGCGCACGATCCCGCACTTGGAAGTGATCCGAATCGGCACGAGGGTCCCGGGCAGCTTGCCCGAACGCATCACACCCAAGCTTTGCGAGATCATCAAGAAGTACCATCCGTTCTATATGAACCTGCACTTTAATCACCCTGATGAACTGACCCCTGAGGTCAAACGCGCCTGCGGCATGTTGGCCGACGCCGGGGTTCCCCTGGGCGCACAGACTGTGTTACTCAAGGGGGTTAACGACGACCCTGAGATCATGAAGCGGCTGATGCACCAATTGTTGTTGGCACGGGTCAAACCCTATTACTTGTACCAGGCCGATCTCACGAAGGGGACGAACCATTTCCGGACATCGGTCGAAACCGGCCTCCGGATCATCAAAGCCTTGCAGGGGCATACGAGCGGCATGGCTGTTCCGCATTTTGTCATCGATGCTCCCGGCGGCGGAGGAAAAATCCCGTTGCTCCCCGGGGATTACTTGGTCAATCTGGATGAAGACAGCGCGGTGCTGAGAAACTACGAAAATAACACCTATCACTACCCCCAACCCGGCTCCGCGCACGGGCGCGAGTTACCGATGGTCGGCGCACACCCTTCCTGGGGCACGACGGCGAATGGGTGCGACGGAGGGAGCGACCACCTGTGAAACGGGCCCGGGCCTCGAAGGGAATTCTCCCCTATCAAGATATTGTCCAGCTGATCGGGAACGGCGCCATCACATCAGACGCCCCGATCGAAAACCGACAGATCCAGCCGGCCAGCCTCGACTTGCGTCTGGGCAAGAAGGCCTACCGGCTGATCAGCAGCTTCCTGCCCGAGTTGTCGGCCATCAGCAGCCGGCTCAATGTGCTCGACTTCTACCAATCCGACCTCGTGATGTATGAGATGGACCTGTCGCAAGGCGCGATCCTCGAGAAAGGCCACGTCTATCTCGTGCCGCTGCTGGAACAGTTGAACCTTCCTGCCACGCTTCGTGCCCGGGCAAACCCCAAAAGCACAACCGGACGGTTGGATGTCTTCACCCGTGTGGTCACCGACTTGAACGCGGGCTTCGACGAGATCCGGGCGGGGTATCGAGGCCCGCTGTATTTGGAAGTCGTCCCCCGTTCATTTGCCATCAAAGTCCGCACCGGCGACTCGTTGAATCAAATCCGTTTCGTCCGTGGCGATGCGACGGTCTCGGACAGCGCCCTGCAAAAACTGCACGGTACCGATCCGCTCCTGTACCGCAACGCCTCGCCGCCAAAAGCGCTCCCCCAGAAGGAATTCCGCACCGAGCGCGGCCTGTTCTTGCGGATCGACCTGACCGGAAGCGCGCGGGAGGACGCGGTGATAGGGTACCGGGCGAAGAAAAACAGCCACGTCATCGACCTGGCGAAGGTCGGGCACTATGCGGCGCTCGACTTTTGGGAGCCATTAAAACGGCACCGGCACGACAGTCTTCTTCTGGAACCGGAGGAATTTTATATTCTGGCCTCGAAAGAGCGGATCAGGGTTCCGCCCGGATATGCTGCCGAAATGGTGGCCTATGAAGCGGCCTGTGGCGAACTCCGCACCCACTACGCCGGGTTTTTCGATCCCGGGTTTGGCTATGGAGACGGCAAGATGCGAGGGACCCAGGTGGTCTTGGAAGTGCGCCCCCATGACGTTCCGTTCCTCATTCACGACGGGCAAACCTTCTTCAAAGTAGTGTATGATCAGATGTTAACAGTGCCGACACAGGTCTATGGCACGGCACTCGGCTCGTCATACCAACGGCAAGCCCTCACCCTCAGCAAGCATTTTAAGGCCTGATCATGGCACCACCGAGCGATCTTCCCGAAGTGTCGACACGTCCGTCCAGACCACCCTCGAACCAGGAGGGGCCGGACGAGGAAAGCCATTCCGATCGGCAAGCCCATGTCATCGGGATGATGGTGGGCACGGCCCTGATGTTCATCGGCTTCCTCGACGTGTTTTTGTCGATCAGCGGTGGATTCGAAATCAACGTCGTGCCCCTCTTAATCTACTTCGGCGGCATCGCGGTCTGGGCGAATGCCGTGGTGGAAAACCCGACGATCCGCTATTCCCTCATGGCAGGCGCTGTCCTGATCAGCCTGGCTTTTTTCCACTATGGCGAGGTGCTGTTCTGGCACAAACAAGTCGTCTTCTGGTCTACCGTCGCGGTGGTCATGTATTTCATGTTTAAAGACACCAAGCCGATGACCTGAATGGTCCCTGGTGGCGCCTCTACCCACACGCGTCCTCCCCGCCCGATGACCATCGCCGTCATCATCCCGGTTCTGAACGAAGCCCTCTGTATCAGGCAGACACTCGCCAGCACTGCCACGCTCGGATTCGACGACCTCGTCATCGTCGACGGAGGCAGTACCGATACCACCCGTGCGATCGTGGAATCATTCGCCGGGCCGGTTTCCTCTCCCTTGGAGCACAGCCCGGCACCATCCACCCCGGCCCCCATTCGCCTGCTGACGGCGCCGACCGGACGCGCACGCCAACTCAATGCAGGAGCCATCGCCACCGGTTGCGACGTCCTCCTGTTCCTGCATGCCGATACGCAGCTTCCGCCGAATGCCCGGCAGGCCGTCTCGACAGCCTTGTCCAACCAGGCCTGCGTCGGCGGACGATTTAATGTGCGCTTTGACTCTTCCTGCCTCACGGCACGCGTTGTCGCCGGCCTGATGAATGTGCGATCCCGCCTCAGCGGCATTGCCACCGGCGACCAGGCTATCTTCGTGCGGCGCAAGGTCTTCGAGGACATAGGCGGGTTTGCCGAGATCCCCTTGATGGAAGATATCGAGTTCACGCGTCGGATGAAACGAGCCGGGGCGGTCGCGCCCCTGCATGATACGGTCGTAACCGCCTTTCGCCGTTGGGAGCAACAGGGCCCGCTGCGCACAATTCTGTTGATGTGGACCCTTCGCTTCCTGTACTGGATCGGGGTGAGCCCGCATCGACTTCAACATGTCTACAGGATGGTGAGATAAATCCATGACTGCACGACCCTCGAACCGTCAACCACCCGCCTCGGCAGCCCTGGTGATCTTTGCGAAAGCCCCGATACCGGGACAGGTCAAAACCAGACTCTGCCCCGCGCTGACCGAAGACGAGGCCGCAACCCTGCACGGCAGTTTTGTGCTTGATACGCTCGAACGGACGAAGGCCGCCGTCACCAAATTCAAGCTTCCGGTCGATCGCTACCTGGCCTGCGCCCCGTCAAGCGCCCATGTCTTTTTCAGAATCATGGAGGCTCGCCACGGTGTCACCCTGTTGGACCAGGAAGGCGAGGACCTGGGAATGCGGATGCGACAGGCGTTCAACACGTTGTGTACCCGTGGCTACCGGCGGGTCTGCTTAGTGGGCACCGACGTTCCCTCGCTGCCCTTGACCCACTATCGCGATGCCGTCGAATTACTCTCTCGCCATGATCTGGTGTTGGGGCCGGCACAGGACGGCGGCTACTACCTGATCGGGATGACGACGCCTCATCCTCACCTGTTCGAGGGCATGCCCTGGTCGACGGATCAGGTGTCGGCGCTTACGCAACAGAAGGCGAAGGCAGAGGGGCTCAACGTCGCGCTACTGCCGGCCTGGAACGATGTCGATACCATCGACGACCTCCAGCACCTGATCGAGGACTGCGCGGCGGATAAGACACGCCCCAAACAAGAGCGCGTCTATTCAATGCGAACCGCTGGCGCCCTGGAATTACTCGCCAAACGGCTTCGAACACGCCAGACATAAGGGAGCTTCCCATGCCCAACCACGTTGCCCTCATCACCGGCGGAGCCAAAGGCATCGGCCGTGCCATTGCATTGGATCTCGCCGGCCAAGGCTGGTCTGTCGCCATTTGTTACCGCACCAGCGCCGCGGCCGCCCAGGAGACCAGCGCCGCGATTGCGGCCCTTGGCGGCCAAGCCCTGGCCGTGCAGTGCGACGTCGCTGATCCGCAGGCGGCACAGCGGTTGGTCTCGCAGGTCGAAACACAGTGGGGACAAATTGATGCGCTCATCAACGGAGCCGGCCCCTATCACCGTGTGAACCTCTTTGATGAGACCACGGCAGGGTGGCAGGAGATGTTCAACGGAAACCTGCACCCGATTTTTTACCTCGGGCAAGCCGTCGCGCCGGGAATGAAGGCGCGGAGACACGGGCGCATCATCAACTTCAGCATGGCCAATGCCGACCAAATGGTGGCTCAGCCGGAAGTGACTGGGCATTATATCGCCAAGGCCGGGGTCCTGATCCTCACGCGCACATTGGCCAAATTGCTCGCACCCTATGGGATCACGGTCAACGCCATCTCTCCTGGTTTCATTGATTCAGGGAGCGCGCCACCGGAGGAGCTGGCTGGCGTGGTCAAACGGATTCCTGCCGGATACGTCGGAAGCGTGGGGGATACGGTCGGCGCCGTCCGATACTTACTGAGCGAGGACGCGCGCTATGTGAACGGCGCCAACCTGCATCTCAGCGGGGGGTGGGGTATTTAACGGTGCGTCGCCGTCATTTGGCGAAAAAGAGAATGGCCCCAATGACCGCTGCCATGGCATAACTCTTGGGGTCCTTCACGGCAAACACCACGGGATCGTCGTCCATTCGGTTCCGATAGGCCAGCATCCAGACCCGGCTGATCCAATACAACATCACCGGACATACCAGCCACAACACATCGGCATGTGTGTACAGCAGCAGCACTTCTTTACTGCTGATATAGAGCGCCAGCACCAACACCGCCAGGAGTCCGCTGGCCGTTCCGATACTCGAAATGTGCTCCAGATCCGTCACCCAGTACCCGCGCCCATGCAACCCCTTTCCTTCGGCTTGGCTCATGAGTCGCAACTCGGTGAACCGCTTCACCAACGCCAGGCTCAGAAACAAGAACAGCGAGAACGTCAACAACCAATGCGACGGCGGGACACCGGTCGCAGCCCCGCCGCCGTAGACACGCACGGTATAGAGCTGCGCCAGGACAATCACATCCAAAAGCACAAATTGCTTGAGATAAAACGAATAGCCGGTTGTCAGCGCCAAGTACCCAACCAGCACAAGCAGAAACAACCGGGGAAGCGCAAAGGCCAGCAGGACACCGCCGAGGAGACAGGCTGCGGCCAGGGCAAGACCGAAGGGAATCGAGAGACTACCGGAAGCAAACGGGCGGTTTCGTTTGCGCGGATGCCGGCGATCGGACTCCAGATCGAGGCAATCGTTGACGATATACACCGAGGAGGCACACAAACTGAAAGAGAAAAAGGCCAAACCCGCCTGCAGCAACAACCGACCATTGGTCAGTTGATGGGAGGCAATCACCGGCACAAACACCAGCACATTCTTTGCCCACTGGTGAACACGCAACGCCTTCGCGACTTGCTTTACCCATCTGACCGGCGTACCGAACACGCGGCTGACCGTCGTCAGCGTACGGGCACGGCTGACGACGCCGGCCGACGCATTGACCACGATCGCCTCGCTGGCCTCGGCCCACACAGGAAAATCTGCCGTGGAATTCCCGGCGTAGGCAAACCGGCGGGTACCGTAGCGCTCCACCAGCAGGGCCACTTTCCGCACCCCCTTCAGATTGACAGAGCGGTCACTTCCGAACACCCGTTCGTCGAATAACCCAAGATGAGTCGCCACCGCCTGGGCATAACTCACATGACTAGCGGTGGCCAAAATCAACTCTCGTCCTTCGCGGCGTTCGTTTGCGAGAAACTCGATTAGTTCCTGGTCATAGGGCAACGTGCTGGCGTCAAGCGTCACCTTCCGGGCAATTTCATGCTTGAGATAGGCCTTGCCTTTGAACAACCACCAGGGAAGCAGGACAATGAGGAACGGATTCTGCTTGAGCAGCACCAACAAGGATTCCCACAGCAGGTCCGTCTTGATGAGCGTGCCATCAAGATCGACGCAGAGAGGGGGTTTTGCTTGTAAATCCTTACCCATGAGCAGTAGGCAGGATTCTATCGGCAAGGGGACGGTCGCGCAAGAAGTTAGGAGAATTGCGTGAGTAGGGATCCCTCCGGGGATGGACAGGTGGCGGACGCCACCTGTACCAGGCGGAGCGGGTATGGACGAGAGCCCTTCCCTCCTCCGCCGGCTCCCTTATGACGCGGCGAACGCCTTTTTCAGCAAGGGCTCGACCTCACCCTTGGCTTCCATCGGGTCCAGGATATCGGTGTCACCGTAGAACTGCCCATCGATGAACACCTTCGGGAGGGTCGGCCAGTTGGTCAACCGGGTCAGCGCCTCACGTTTCGCCGGTTGGGACAACACATCGATCAGCTCATAGGGGTACCCGTACTTCTCAAAAAAATGCATGGTCTCCCGCGTGAACCCACACATCGGCATGGCCTTGGTACCCTTGCCGTAGATCAAGATTTTGTTCGCCTTGATTTCTCGCTGAATCTCTTCTTCAATCGGGTCAGCCATCTGTCCCTCCCTCTTATTTCACTTCATCCGGCGTCGTGGCAGTAATCTCCAGCGCGTGAATGCGCCCGTCTTTCATGGGAGCCGCCAGCGCCTGATACACCATTCGATGCCGGTCCAGAAGATTCTTCTCGGAAAAACCCGCCGACGTCACCCGCACGATCAGGTGGTCTTGTGTCCCGGTCTTATCGATCACGGTCACGGCAGCGTCAGGGAAGACCTGTCGGATGTACGTCGTCACGGCGTCGGCGGTAATCATCGTGGGTGGAGAATAACGCATCCGGGAAGCCGAAGGCAATCCGGGCCACGGAGCAATGCTCACGCCTGCTACACGTCATGCGGTCGCGGATGGCAATTTAGGCCACAGCCCGCTACACTACCGACTTGCGCGGCGGTTTCATGCCGTTCATCTACGTAGAATGAAAGGAGCTTCTTCATGATCCAGAGGGTTTCATACCGCCCCCGTCCGCTGGTCCAAACGATCCTGTGCGCGCTGCTGATTGCGTTCGTCTGCCAAGCGACCGTCTCGGTGCGACCGGCCTCTGCAGCCGGCTCCGGCTCGGAAGCGATCCAAGGCTTAGGAAGCTACTTCCTCACCTTGCCGTACGGGGGCATCAAGATGGCCGTGGCGGTGTTGGGGGCGGTCGCCGGCGGAATGGGTTTCATCTTCACTGGAGGCGACAAGGCAACGGCCGACAAAATCTGGGGACCCGCCATGGGCGGGCACTACGTCATCACCCCGGAACACATCCGGGGCGACAAGGATCTCCATTTCTTCGGACAAGCCCAAGGCAAGTAAGACCGGCTCGCCGAAGAGCGCCTCCCCTCCTTCCCGAGCCACGCCTTTCTTCATGCCGCACTGGGCTCTGCCGGTCACCAGCGCGGTGGTGCATTTCATCAGGCCTGGTGGATCTCAACCACCAGGCCGGCAATGTCCAGTCAGTCCTGTCTGCTAA encodes the following:
- a CDS encoding phosphatidylglycerol lysyltransferase domain-containing protein, with the protein product MTSPFVQATPAIPSRPVGQSLLQIVPSTACLHCDVCCRFPESDSFLRPFFTADEIRLAVGAGLAPERFSDVEGAQIEVVPNPSGEGYLCPAFDPATSHCRIYDRRPLDCRLYPFALMWDASHTQVLLGWDTKCPYMRDLPSAPIEQAAEGTARWIEEDATLEILARYPRLVGRFQDDVIVLRPLARVTERLQQGRLPVRMQPLTIEDRHRLESALAESPGAQELPLAAASFAFHYIWRHRLTYSWADLHGHLCLFADSPDGIFMVLPPLGTGPLAEPVAAAFRLMRERNGSSSVTRMANVPEASVAELRAAGYVVTAQEPDYLYAAADLADLVGDAYRSPRAACNRFLREHDGVFEPYDPRDRPACLSLFREWSEQKQRAGEDDWAKALLEDATGAHEAALSAYDELGLTGAVVRVQGRIRAYTMGLWLNQSVFCVLLEVADRDMVGAGPFIFREFCRQARNKGACWINTMDDSGLPSLARAKHWYRPARLLPNYTVTEPRR
- a CDS encoding glutathione S-transferase N-terminal domain-containing protein — its product is MALTLYHVQWCPDCAIVRDRLEKLKVAYEDVIVPDFRPMRRQVYDVSGQYYVPVLKDGDTILTETHDILAHLDTHYDKARP
- a CDS encoding KamA family radical SAM protein; its protein translation is MEDWRRILADSVVKPKDLAERLGVDPKEIEDIVGDYPMRITPTVLGTIKEKGDAIWKQVVPDRAELADADAEDDPLEEDLMSPVPHLVHRYPDRVLLMVTNQCPIYCRFCTRKRLVGKPGFLKKGELDRAIAYLREHQEVRDVILSGGDPLLLPDHLLERILRSLRTIPHLEVIRIGTRVPGSLPERITPKLCEIIKKYHPFYMNLHFNHPDELTPEVKRACGMLADAGVPLGAQTVLLKGVNDDPEIMKRLMHQLLLARVKPYYLYQADLTKGTNHFRTSVETGLRIIKALQGHTSGMAVPHFVIDAPGGGGKIPLLPGDYLVNLDEDSAVLRNYENNTYHYPQPGSAHGRELPMVGAHPSWGTTANGCDGGSDHL
- a CDS encoding 2'-deoxycytidine 5'-triphosphate deaminase, with amino-acid sequence MKRARASKGILPYQDIVQLIGNGAITSDAPIENRQIQPASLDLRLGKKAYRLISSFLPELSAISSRLNVLDFYQSDLVMYEMDLSQGAILEKGHVYLVPLLEQLNLPATLRARANPKSTTGRLDVFTRVVTDLNAGFDEIRAGYRGPLYLEVVPRSFAIKVRTGDSLNQIRFVRGDATVSDSALQKLHGTDPLLYRNASPPKALPQKEFRTERGLFLRIDLTGSAREDAVIGYRAKKNSHVIDLAKVGHYAALDFWEPLKRHRHDSLLLEPEEFYILASKERIRVPPGYAAEMVAYEAACGELRTHYAGFFDPGFGYGDGKMRGTQVVLEVRPHDVPFLIHDGQTFFKVVYDQMLTVPTQVYGTALGSSYQRQALTLSKHFKA
- a CDS encoding TIGR04283 family arsenosugar biosynthesis glycosyltransferase, translating into MTIAVIIPVLNEALCIRQTLASTATLGFDDLVIVDGGSTDTTRAIVESFAGPVSSPLEHSPAPSTPAPIRLLTAPTGRARQLNAGAIATGCDVLLFLHADTQLPPNARQAVSTALSNQACVGGRFNVRFDSSCLTARVVAGLMNVRSRLSGIATGDQAIFVRRKVFEDIGGFAEIPLMEDIEFTRRMKRAGAVAPLHDTVVTAFRRWEQQGPLRTILLMWTLRFLYWIGVSPHRLQHVYRMVR
- a CDS encoding TIGR04282 family arsenosugar biosynthesis glycosyltransferase: MTARPSNRQPPASAALVIFAKAPIPGQVKTRLCPALTEDEAATLHGSFVLDTLERTKAAVTKFKLPVDRYLACAPSSAHVFFRIMEARHGVTLLDQEGEDLGMRMRQAFNTLCTRGYRRVCLVGTDVPSLPLTHYRDAVELLSRHDLVLGPAQDGGYYLIGMTTPHPHLFEGMPWSTDQVSALTQQKAKAEGLNVALLPAWNDVDTIDDLQHLIEDCAADKTRPKQERVYSMRTAGALELLAKRLRTRQT
- a CDS encoding SDR family NAD(P)-dependent oxidoreductase, producing the protein MPNHVALITGGAKGIGRAIALDLAGQGWSVAICYRTSAAAAQETSAAIAALGGQALAVQCDVADPQAAQRLVSQVETQWGQIDALINGAGPYHRVNLFDETTAGWQEMFNGNLHPIFYLGQAVAPGMKARRHGRIINFSMANADQMVAQPEVTGHYIAKAGVLILTRTLAKLLAPYGITVNAISPGFIDSGSAPPEELAGVVKRIPAGYVGSVGDTVGAVRYLLSEDARYVNGANLHLSGGWGI
- a CDS encoding UbiA family prenyltransferase; the encoded protein is MGKDLQAKPPLCVDLDGTLIKTDLLWESLLVLLKQNPFLIVLLPWWLFKGKAYLKHEIARKVTLDASTLPYDQELIEFLANERREGRELILATASHVSYAQAVATHLGLFDERVFGSDRSVNLKGVRKVALLVERYGTRRFAYAGNSTADFPVWAEASEAIVVNASAGVVSRARTLTTVSRVFGTPVRWVKQVAKALRVHQWAKNVLVFVPVIASHQLTNGRLLLQAGLAFFSFSLCASSVYIVNDCLDLESDRRHPRKRNRPFASGSLSIPFGLALAAACLLGGVLLAFALPRLFLLVLVGYLALTTGYSFYLKQFVLLDVIVLAQLYTVRVYGGGAATGVPPSHWLLTFSLFLFLSLALVKRFTELRLMSQAEGKGLHGRGYWVTDLEHISSIGTASGLLAVLVLALYISSKEVLLLYTHADVLWLVCPVMLYWISRVWMLAYRNRMDDDPVVFAVKDPKSYAMAAVIGAILFFAK